The following proteins are encoded in a genomic region of Pungitius pungitius chromosome 17, fPunPun2.1, whole genome shotgun sequence:
- the LOC119219664 gene encoding ubiquitin-conjugating enzyme E2 E1, with protein MSDEDSRASSSSSSSSSSSTHHPQQQQQEEEITPKKRESKGSSMNKTSKLLSTSAKRIQKELADITLDPPPNCR; from the exons ATGTCTGATGAAGATTCCCGTgccagcagcagctcttcctcttcctcttcgtcgTCCACTCAtcatcctcagcagcagcagcaggaagaagaaatcACCCCGAAGAAACGAGAAAGCAAAGGCAGCAGCATGAACAAGACCTCCAAACTCCTCTCCACCAGCGCCAAAAG GATTCAGAAGGAACTGGCTGACATCACGTTGGATCCTCCTCCAAATTGCAGGTGA
- the nkiras1 gene encoding NF-kappa-B inhibitor-interacting Ras-like protein 1 encodes MGKGCKVVVCGQAAVGKTAILEHLLYGNHSVGSESSETQEDVYVASVETDRGVKEQLRLYDTKGLHDGQDLPKHYYSVADGFVLVYSVDSSESFKKVDTLKKEIDKSRDKKEVTVIVLGNKTDLRERRQVEQEAAQQWARGEKVKLWEVSVTERNTLIEPFTQLTSRLTQPQSKSAFPLPGRKSKGASNDI; translated from the exons ATGGGAAAAGGCTGTAAAGTTGTGGTGTGTGGCCAAGCAGCAGTTGGGAAAACGGCCATTCTGGAACATTTGCTGTACGGGAATCACTCTGTAG GTTCTGAATCCAGCGAGACGCAGGAGGACGTGTACGTGGCCTCGGTGGAGACGGACCGCGGTGTGAAGGAGCAGCTGAGGCTTTATGACACCAAAGGCCTCCACGATGGGCAAGACCTCCCCAAACACTACTACTCGGTGGCGGACGGCTTCGTGCTCGTCTACAGCGTCGACAGCTCCGAGTCCTTCAAGAAGGTCGACACGCTGAAGAAGGAAATAGACAAGTCCAGAGATAAAAAAGAG GTGACGGTCATCGTGCTGGGGAACAAGACGGACCTGCGGGAGCGGCGTCAGGTGGAGCAGGAGGCGGCGCAGCAGTGGGCGCGGGGCGAGAAGGTGAAGCTGTGGGAGGTGAGCGTCACCGAGCGCAACACCCTCATCGAGCCCTTCACCCAGCTGACCAGCCGCCTCACGCAGCCCCAGAGCAAGTCGGCCTTCCCGCTGCCCGGGCGCAAGAGCAAAGGCGCGTCCAACGACATCTGA
- the rpl15 gene encoding 60S ribosomal protein L15, whose protein sequence is MGAYRYMQELWRKKQSDVMRFLLRVRCWQYRQLSNLHRAPRPTRPDKARRLGYKAKQGYVVYRVRVRRGGRKRPVPKGATYGKPVHHGVNQIKFARSLQSTAEERAGRHCGGLRVLSSYWVGEDSTYKFFEVILVDIFHKAIRRNPDTQWITKAVHKHREMRGLTSAGKKSRGLGKGHKFHLTIGGSRRAAWKRRNTLQLHRYR, encoded by the exons ATGGGAGCATATAGGTATATGCAGGAGTTATGGCGCAAGAAGCAGTCCGATGTGATGCGCTTCCTTCTGCGTGTCCGCTGCTGGCAGTACCGTCAGCTGTCCAACCTCCACCGTGCCCCTCGTCCCACCAGACCCGACAAGGCCCGCAGACTGGGCTACAAGGCCAAGCAGG GTTACGTTGTGTATCGCGTCCGTGTGCGCCGTGGTGGCCGTAAACGCCCCGTGCCCAAGGGCGCTACCTATGGCAAGCCAGTGCACCATGGTGTCAACCAGATCAAGTTTGCCCGCAGCTTGCAGTCCACTGCTGAG GAGCGTGCTGGTCGTCACTGCGGAGGCCTGCGAGTGCTGAGCTCCTACTGGGTGGGTGAGGACTCCACCTACAAGTTCTTTGAGGTGATTCTGGTCGACATCTTCCACAAGGCCATCAGACGCAACCCAGACACCCAATGGATCACAAAGGCTGTGCACAAGCACAGAGAGATGCGTGGCCTGACCTCTGCAGGAAAGAAGAGCCGCGGCCTGGGCAAGGGCCACAAGTTCCACCTGACTATCGGAGGCTCCCGCCGTGCCGCCTGGAAGAGGCGCAACACCCTGCAGCTGCACCGCTATCGTTAG
- the nr1d2b gene encoding nuclear receptor subfamily 1 group D member 2b isoform X2 gives MESTKAGGVIAYISSSTSGSSPDSCHSDSSNGSCQSTSPPRAPPAANRHQPSRQADPAALAGGGQVLPGTQKSGRSSSAAKCGITKINGLVLLCKVCGDVASGFHYGVHACEGCKGFFRRSIQQNIQYKKCLKNESCPIMRINRNRCQQCRFKKCLLVGMSRDSVRFGRIPKREKQRMLLEMQSAMNNMMNSSQALPIGKPPPPSGAEPTSEDAGPAPSASSAKDASSASPGASDSVEEEVIGSVTRAHQETFMYNQERSSLTAEAPPPTGPPKSAPADGAAAADHRAEERQAAWNHHDMVAMAAQEAPSGLDPQGLDGSTTQCPFRLSRSGATGHCPAYTRGADPSEGHAIAAYSGPLWRGGNRMHLVCPMNTSPRVDPQKSGHEVWEEFSHSFTPAVREVVEFAKKIPGFRDLTQHDQVSLLKAGTFEVLVARFASLFDVKDRAVTFLGGKKYGVDTLRAMGAGDLLNSMFDFSEKLVNLGLSEEEMSLFTAVVLVSADRSGIENVNSVEALQETLIRALRSLITKNHPNESAIFTKLLLKLPDLRSLNNMHSEELLAFKVHS, from the exons ATGGAGTCCACCAAAGCTG GAGGCGTGATCGCCTAcatcagctcctccacctccggcTCCAGCCCCGACTCGTGCCACAGCGACTCCTCCAACGGCAGCTGCCAGTCGACCTCCCCgccccgcgccccccccgcgGCCAACCGCCACCAGCCGAGTCGGCAGGCTGACCCCGCCGCGCTCGCAGGCGGGGGGCAAGTCCTCCCGGGGACCCAGAAAAGCGGGCGCTCGTCCTCCGCCGCAAAATGTGGCATCACAA AGATCAACGGCCTGGTGCTGCTGTGTAAGGTCTGCGGCGACGTGGCCTCTGGTTTCCACTACGGCGTCCACGCCTGCGAGGGCTGCAAG ggcttctTCAGGAGGAGCATCCAGCAGAACATCCAGTATAAGAAGTGCCTTAAGAACGAGAGCTGCCCCATCATGCGGATCAACCGGAACCGCTGCCAGCAGTGCCGCTTCAAGAAGTGCCTGCTGGTCGGGATGTCCAGAGACT CTGTGCGCTTCGGCCGGATCCCCAAGCGCGAGAAGCAGCGCATGCTGCTGGAGATGCAGAGTGCCATGAACAACATGATGAACAGCAGCCAGGCGCTACCCATCGGCAAACCTCCGCCGCCCAGTGGCGCAGAACCTACCTCGGAGGACgccggccccgccccctccgcctcctccgccaaGGACGCCAGCTCGGCCTCGCCCGGCGCTTCGGacagcgtggaggaggaggtgatcgGCTCGGTGACCCGGGCCCACCAGGAGACCTTCATGTACAACCAGGAGCGCAGCAGCCTGACCGCCGAAGCCCCGCCTCCCACGGGCCCCCCGAAGAGTGCCCCGGCcgacggcgccgccgccgccgaccacCGCGCAGAGGAGCGGCAGGCGGCCTGGAACCACCACGACATGGTCGCCATGGCAGCGCAGGAGGCCCCGTCCGGCCTGGACCCCCAGGGCCTGGATGGCTCCACCACCCAGTGCCCCTTCAGGCTGTCCAGGAGTGGTGCCACCGGCCACTGTCCAGCCTACACTCGTGGCGCCGACCCCTCAGAGGGCCACGCCATCGCCGCCTACAGCGGGCCCCTGTGGAGAGGAGGCAACAGGATGCATCTG GTTTGCCCGATGAACACCTCCCCTCGCGTGGACCCTCAGAAGTCGGGCCACGAGGTGTGGGAGGAGTTCTCCCACAGCTTCACCCCCGCCGtcagggaggtggtggagtttgCCAAGAAGATCCCGGGCTTCAGAGACCTGACTCAGCACGACCAGGTCAGCCTGCTGAAGGCGGGCACCTTCGAG GTGCTGGTGGCTCGCTTTGCGTCCCTCTTCGATGTGAAGGACCGCGCGGTCACCTTTCTGGGCGGGAAGAAGTACGGCGTGGACACCCTGAGGGCCATGGGGGCCGGGGACCTGCTCAACTCCATGTTTGACTTCAGCGAGAAGCTCGTCAACCTGGGCCTCAGCGAAGAGGAGATGAGCCTCTTCACCGCCGTGGTCCTGGTCTCTGCAG ATCGCTCGGGCATCGAGAACGTGAACTCGGTGGAGGCGCTGCAGGAGACGCTGATCCGCGCCCTGCGAAGCCTCATCACCAAGAACCACCCCAACGAGTCGGCCATCTTCACCAAGCTGCTGCTCAAGCTGCCCGACCTGCGCTCGCTCAACAACATGCACTCCGAGGAGCTGCTGGCCTTCAAGGTCCATTCCTGA
- the nr1d2b gene encoding nuclear receptor subfamily 1 group D member 2b isoform X1: MESTKAAGGVIAYISSSTSGSSPDSCHSDSSNGSCQSTSPPRAPPAANRHQPSRQADPAALAGGGQVLPGTQKSGRSSSAAKCGITKINGLVLLCKVCGDVASGFHYGVHACEGCKGFFRRSIQQNIQYKKCLKNESCPIMRINRNRCQQCRFKKCLLVGMSRDSVRFGRIPKREKQRMLLEMQSAMNNMMNSSQALPIGKPPPPSGAEPTSEDAGPAPSASSAKDASSASPGASDSVEEEVIGSVTRAHQETFMYNQERSSLTAEAPPPTGPPKSAPADGAAAADHRAEERQAAWNHHDMVAMAAQEAPSGLDPQGLDGSTTQCPFRLSRSGATGHCPAYTRGADPSEGHAIAAYSGPLWRGGNRMHLVCPMNTSPRVDPQKSGHEVWEEFSHSFTPAVREVVEFAKKIPGFRDLTQHDQVSLLKAGTFEVLVARFASLFDVKDRAVTFLGGKKYGVDTLRAMGAGDLLNSMFDFSEKLVNLGLSEEEMSLFTAVVLVSADRSGIENVNSVEALQETLIRALRSLITKNHPNESAIFTKLLLKLPDLRSLNNMHSEELLAFKVHS; the protein is encoded by the exons ATGGAGTCCACCAAAGCTG CAGGAGGCGTGATCGCCTAcatcagctcctccacctccggcTCCAGCCCCGACTCGTGCCACAGCGACTCCTCCAACGGCAGCTGCCAGTCGACCTCCCCgccccgcgccccccccgcgGCCAACCGCCACCAGCCGAGTCGGCAGGCTGACCCCGCCGCGCTCGCAGGCGGGGGGCAAGTCCTCCCGGGGACCCAGAAAAGCGGGCGCTCGTCCTCCGCCGCAAAATGTGGCATCACAA AGATCAACGGCCTGGTGCTGCTGTGTAAGGTCTGCGGCGACGTGGCCTCTGGTTTCCACTACGGCGTCCACGCCTGCGAGGGCTGCAAG ggcttctTCAGGAGGAGCATCCAGCAGAACATCCAGTATAAGAAGTGCCTTAAGAACGAGAGCTGCCCCATCATGCGGATCAACCGGAACCGCTGCCAGCAGTGCCGCTTCAAGAAGTGCCTGCTGGTCGGGATGTCCAGAGACT CTGTGCGCTTCGGCCGGATCCCCAAGCGCGAGAAGCAGCGCATGCTGCTGGAGATGCAGAGTGCCATGAACAACATGATGAACAGCAGCCAGGCGCTACCCATCGGCAAACCTCCGCCGCCCAGTGGCGCAGAACCTACCTCGGAGGACgccggccccgccccctccgcctcctccgccaaGGACGCCAGCTCGGCCTCGCCCGGCGCTTCGGacagcgtggaggaggaggtgatcgGCTCGGTGACCCGGGCCCACCAGGAGACCTTCATGTACAACCAGGAGCGCAGCAGCCTGACCGCCGAAGCCCCGCCTCCCACGGGCCCCCCGAAGAGTGCCCCGGCcgacggcgccgccgccgccgaccacCGCGCAGAGGAGCGGCAGGCGGCCTGGAACCACCACGACATGGTCGCCATGGCAGCGCAGGAGGCCCCGTCCGGCCTGGACCCCCAGGGCCTGGATGGCTCCACCACCCAGTGCCCCTTCAGGCTGTCCAGGAGTGGTGCCACCGGCCACTGTCCAGCCTACACTCGTGGCGCCGACCCCTCAGAGGGCCACGCCATCGCCGCCTACAGCGGGCCCCTGTGGAGAGGAGGCAACAGGATGCATCTG GTTTGCCCGATGAACACCTCCCCTCGCGTGGACCCTCAGAAGTCGGGCCACGAGGTGTGGGAGGAGTTCTCCCACAGCTTCACCCCCGCCGtcagggaggtggtggagtttgCCAAGAAGATCCCGGGCTTCAGAGACCTGACTCAGCACGACCAGGTCAGCCTGCTGAAGGCGGGCACCTTCGAG GTGCTGGTGGCTCGCTTTGCGTCCCTCTTCGATGTGAAGGACCGCGCGGTCACCTTTCTGGGCGGGAAGAAGTACGGCGTGGACACCCTGAGGGCCATGGGGGCCGGGGACCTGCTCAACTCCATGTTTGACTTCAGCGAGAAGCTCGTCAACCTGGGCCTCAGCGAAGAGGAGATGAGCCTCTTCACCGCCGTGGTCCTGGTCTCTGCAG ATCGCTCGGGCATCGAGAACGTGAACTCGGTGGAGGCGCTGCAGGAGACGCTGATCCGCGCCCTGCGAAGCCTCATCACCAAGAACCACCCCAACGAGTCGGCCATCTTCACCAAGCTGCTGCTCAAGCTGCCCGACCTGCGCTCGCTCAACAACATGCACTCCGAGGAGCTGCTGGCCTTCAAGGTCCATTCCTGA